A window of Primulina tabacum isolate GXHZ01 chromosome 4, ASM2559414v2, whole genome shotgun sequence contains these coding sequences:
- the LOC142542089 gene encoding uncharacterized protein LOC142542089 — protein sequence MAKRSNSTIEITPNYGLLGKQDLITIKMHYRGRFKCKGEHDEYVGGSFEYFDFFDLDKLAMVELWGFADDLGFKNKDAIMFWYKIGNTLNKRRCLQNDSDVLEVRKNIPTNYEVEIYMEHLDAYSIDGPNEQSGVQAVGEFFDIDEDVVMDDMLFDAFIDHEIQSTKGKNTISVERENADNLQLVVHELEDDDGDEEDVCVDNEDLDSIHDFDEEKAKNYPKFDPKRESENPDLKLGMIFCSKKEAKFAIQTHCIRRGMAVNFVKNDNIRLWAKCNNDDCRWIIHVAKMTNDSCWQIRTFDDKHNKCFREFSNKSINSTWLAKNFSTIIATNPKMGTDEFKQEICRTLNVNISRKVAYVAKRKALMLVQGTAQEQYHQIRKYCAELKRSDSRATIVLKLTEDEKGPRFQGKKIMPNFKILQMRLYF from the exons ATGGCTAAACGCAGTAACTCGACAATCGAGATTACTCCAAATTATg GTTTACTTGGAAAACAAGATTTGATTACTATTAAAATGCATTACAGGGGAAGGTTTAAATGTAAAGGAGAACACGATGAATACGTTGGGGGAAGTTTTGAATATTTCGACTTTTTTGATCTTGATAAGCTAGCAATGGTTGAGTTGTGGGGGTTTGCAGATGATCTTGGATTCAAAAATAAAGATGCTATTATGTTTTGGTACAAGATCGGGAATACGCTAAATAAAAGGAGATGTTTACAAAATGATTCAGATGTGTTGGAAGTTAGAAAGAATATTCCAACAAACTATGAGGTAGAAATTTATATGGAACACTTAGATGCATATTCAATTGATGGTCCAAACGAACAAAGTGGAGTTCAAGCTGTCGGTGAATTTTTTGACATCGATGAAGATGTTGTCATGGATGATATGTTGTTTGATGCATTCATTGACCATGAAATTCAATCTACGAAAGGAAAGAATACGATTTCTGTTGAGAGAGAAAATGCAGATAATCTGCAATTAGTGGTGCATGAGCTGGAGGATGATGATGGCGACGAAGAAGATGTTTGCGTAGACAATGAAGATTTGGATAGTATTCATGATTTTGATGAGGAAAAAGCAAAAAATTATCCAAAGTTTGATCCAAAGAGAGAATCTGAAAACCCGGACTTGAAGCTTGGTATGATTTTTTGCTCAAAGAAAGAAGCGAAATTTGCGATTCAAACTCACTGCATTAGAAGAGGAATGGCAGTGAATTTTGTGAAGAATGATAATATTCGTCTTTGGGCGAAGTGCAACAATGATGATTGCCGCTGGATTATTCATGTTGCAAAGATGACTAATGACAGTTGTTGGCAAATAAGAACTTTTGATGACAAGCATAATAAATGTTTTCGGGAATTTAGCAACAAGAGCATCAACTCAACGTGGTTGGCAAAGAATTTTTCCACGATAATAGCGACAAATCCTAAAATGGGAACCGATGAGTTTAAGCAAGAGATTTGCAGGACATTGAATGTAAACATTTCGAGGAAGGTAGCTTATGTAGCAAAGCGAAAGGCACTAATGCTGGTGCAAGGGACTGCACAGGAGCAATATCATCAAATAAGGAAATATTGTGCTGAACTCAAAAGATCAGATTCTCGAGCCACAATAGTTTTGAAGTTGACAGAAGACGAAAAAGGGCCAAGGTtccaaggaaaaaaaattatgccCAATTTCAAGATATTACAGATGCGGCTATATTTCTAA